A single genomic interval of Microbacterium sp. LWO14-1.2 harbors:
- a CDS encoding CoA transferase, with product MSSRSSSAAASALLERVWTDLGIRPRGADDHLESAGEVPLPSRLATAELAWSSVRALGLLTGIRTRPDPRRIAMSYRSDRVLTIDGTAPTVWAPLSGFWQTTDGWIRTHANYPHHAAALRSGLALRDESSAHDLEEAVRDRTSRDVVDAVVAAGGLAVQVRSEQPAVDDELRRSPLLQMEGTADRSTVNATSTAITTATGRIGAGTRPLDGIRVLDLTRVIAGPVCTRSLALLGADVLRLDPPHLPEPEWQHFDTGQGKRSARLDARTERFRELLEHADVVVLGYRPSSLARLGLTAGDLLARHPSLVVAELSAWGRDQPDRAGFDSLVQAESGIAAVESPDGIRPGVLPAQALDHSAGYLLAASIVAALRHREATGGGWHISTSLRRVAAELLTMPRRHEPQPVGEFDTAPHVAAFDIDGLRLTTARPALPGVEFAPPRRWGRDQPRW from the coding sequence ATGTCCTCCCGCTCTTCCTCGGCTGCCGCCTCCGCCCTCCTGGAACGCGTCTGGACGGACCTCGGTATCCGCCCCCGCGGGGCTGACGACCACCTCGAGTCGGCCGGCGAGGTGCCGCTCCCCTCGCGACTCGCCACGGCGGAGCTCGCCTGGTCCAGCGTGCGCGCTCTCGGGCTGCTCACCGGCATCCGCACTCGCCCCGACCCGCGCCGCATCGCGATGTCCTACCGCAGCGACCGCGTGCTCACGATCGACGGCACGGCGCCGACGGTCTGGGCGCCGCTGTCCGGCTTCTGGCAGACAACCGACGGCTGGATCCGCACCCATGCGAACTACCCCCACCACGCTGCCGCACTGCGGAGCGGACTCGCCCTGCGCGACGAGTCCTCCGCCCATGATCTCGAGGAGGCGGTGAGAGACAGGACATCCCGGGACGTCGTCGACGCCGTCGTCGCCGCGGGCGGCCTCGCCGTGCAGGTCCGTTCCGAGCAGCCGGCCGTCGACGATGAGCTCCGTCGGTCTCCCCTGCTGCAGATGGAGGGCACCGCCGACCGCTCCACCGTGAACGCCACCTCCACCGCCATCACCACGGCCACCGGGCGGATCGGCGCGGGAACTCGGCCGCTGGACGGCATCCGTGTGCTCGACCTGACGCGTGTCATCGCGGGTCCCGTCTGCACGAGATCGCTCGCGCTGCTCGGAGCCGATGTCCTGCGCCTGGACCCTCCGCATCTTCCCGAGCCGGAGTGGCAGCACTTCGACACCGGTCAGGGGAAGCGCTCCGCTCGCCTCGATGCCAGGACGGAACGCTTCCGGGAGCTGCTGGAACACGCGGACGTGGTGGTCCTCGGCTACCGCCCCTCGTCGCTCGCCCGCCTCGGCCTCACTGCGGGCGACCTCCTCGCGCGGCATCCGTCCCTCGTCGTCGCCGAGCTCAGCGCGTGGGGGCGCGACCAGCCCGACCGCGCCGGTTTCGACAGCCTCGTGCAGGCGGAATCGGGGATCGCCGCGGTCGAGTCCCCCGACGGCATCCGGCCCGGCGTGCTGCCCGCCCAGGCTCTCGACCACAGTGCCGGCTATCTGCTCGCCGCGTCGATCGTGGCCGCGCTCCGGCACCGTGAGGCGACCGGCGGCGGGTGGCACATCAGCACCTCGCTCCGCCGGGTGGCCGCTGAACTGCTCACCATGCCGCGGCGGCACGAGCCGCAGCCGGTCGGCGAGTTCGACACCGCCCCGCACGTCGCCGCCTTCGACATCGACGGGCTCCGCCTCACGACGGCGCGACCGGCGCTTCCCGGGGTCGAGTTCGCGCCCCCGCGCCGATGGGGGCGCGATCAGCCGCGCTGGTGA
- the tyrS gene encoding tyrosine--tRNA ligase — MSNSALTTATPAIDPTFENVWDELVWRGLVHVSTDQEALRALLAGDPITYYCGFDPTAPSLHLGNLVQLLTLRRIQLAGHKPLGLVGGSTGLIGDPRPTAERTLNTRETVGEWVDRLRAQVERYLSFEGDNAARIVNNLDWTAPLSAIDFLREIGKHYRVGTMLKKDAVAARLNSDAGISYTEFSYQILQGMDFLELYRQYDCVLQTGGSDQWGNLTSGTDLIHRVEGVSVHAIGTPLITNSDGTKFGKSEGNAIWLDPEMCSPYRMYQFWLSTADADVIDRLKVFTFLSRAEIEEYAALVETEPFRRAAQKRLALEVVATVHGLDAAAAVIAASEALFGQGDLTTLDAATLRTALEELPNTSVVSGEPVVEALVATGLVSSLSEARRAIAQGGVSLDGVRVDDEAATVQGSLPGGVSVLRRGKKTLAGVFVS; from the coding sequence GTGTCGAATTCCGCTCTGACGACCGCGACGCCGGCGATCGACCCCACGTTCGAGAACGTGTGGGACGAACTGGTGTGGCGCGGCCTCGTCCACGTGTCCACCGATCAGGAGGCGCTGCGCGCCCTTCTCGCCGGGGACCCGATCACGTATTACTGCGGCTTCGACCCGACGGCGCCCAGCCTGCACCTCGGCAATCTCGTGCAGCTGCTCACCCTGCGCCGCATCCAGCTCGCCGGACACAAGCCCCTCGGGCTGGTCGGCGGCTCGACCGGACTCATCGGCGACCCCCGACCGACGGCCGAACGCACGCTGAACACGCGTGAGACGGTGGGCGAATGGGTCGACCGGCTGCGCGCGCAGGTCGAGCGCTACCTGAGCTTCGAGGGTGACAACGCCGCGCGCATCGTCAACAACCTCGACTGGACGGCGCCGCTGTCGGCGATCGACTTCCTCCGCGAGATCGGCAAGCACTACCGTGTCGGCACGATGCTCAAGAAGGATGCCGTCGCCGCGCGCCTCAACTCCGACGCGGGCATCAGCTACACCGAGTTCAGCTACCAGATCCTGCAGGGTATGGACTTCCTCGAGCTTTACCGCCAGTACGACTGTGTGCTGCAGACCGGCGGGTCGGATCAGTGGGGCAACCTCACGAGCGGCACGGATCTCATCCACCGCGTCGAGGGCGTCTCCGTGCATGCCATCGGTACGCCGCTGATCACCAACAGCGACGGCACGAAGTTCGGCAAGAGCGAGGGCAACGCGATCTGGCTCGACCCGGAGATGTGCAGTCCCTACCGGATGTACCAGTTCTGGCTGAGCACGGCGGATGCCGACGTGATCGACCGCCTGAAGGTGTTCACGTTCCTCAGCCGCGCCGAGATCGAGGAGTACGCTGCGCTCGTCGAGACCGAGCCGTTCCGCCGCGCGGCGCAGAAGCGTCTGGCCCTAGAGGTGGTCGCCACCGTGCACGGCCTCGACGCGGCGGCGGCCGTGATCGCGGCATCCGAGGCGCTGTTCGGCCAGGGAGATCTGACGACGCTCGACGCGGCGACTCTGCGCACGGCGCTCGAGGAGCTGCCGAACACGTCGGTCGTGTCGGGCGAGCCGGTCGTCGAGGCTCTGGTCGCGACCGGTCTCGTGTCGAGCCTCTCGGAGGCGAGGCGCGCGATCGCGCAGGGCGGAGTCTCGCTCGACGGCGTCCGCGTCGACGACGAGGCCGCGACCGTGCAGGGCTCCCTCCCCGGTGGGGTCTCGGTGCTGCGACGCGGCAAGAAGACCCTCGCCGGCGTCTTCGTCTCCTGA
- a CDS encoding DUF4184 family protein gives MPFTPSHALVALPFIRTPLVPAAIAIGAMTPDLPLFLRGVGLDYGFTHDVANIPWTAVVAFALFLVWRVVLRPGVGELLPLAVSRRLPRDWSTTGAAAVRAAVLGMPRRPLYPVVLAVSLVLGVLSHIVWDLFTHEGRWGVAAFPVLDEMWGPLTGYKWLQHGSSILGLVGIGVWMLLRLDRAEERDDVVRSVPAAIRLAWWISLPALLVAAVVVGYALFGPFTEDFTVQHLAYRVLPPACALWGAATLALCLSVPLFRRFRRAHQRG, from the coding sequence ATGCCGTTCACGCCGAGCCATGCGCTGGTGGCGCTGCCCTTCATCCGGACGCCGCTGGTCCCTGCAGCCATCGCGATCGGCGCCATGACGCCGGATCTGCCGTTGTTCCTCCGGGGCGTCGGCCTCGACTACGGGTTCACGCACGATGTCGCGAACATCCCGTGGACGGCCGTGGTCGCTTTCGCGCTGTTCCTCGTCTGGCGTGTGGTCCTGCGCCCCGGCGTGGGGGAGCTCCTGCCCCTCGCCGTCTCCCGCAGACTGCCCAGGGACTGGTCGACGACCGGTGCCGCTGCTGTCCGCGCCGCTGTGCTCGGGATGCCGCGGCGCCCGCTGTATCCCGTGGTGCTGGCGGTGTCTCTCGTGCTCGGCGTGCTGTCGCACATCGTCTGGGATCTGTTCACGCACGAGGGGCGATGGGGAGTCGCCGCGTTCCCGGTCCTCGACGAGATGTGGGGCCCGCTCACCGGGTACAAGTGGCTGCAGCACGGGTCGAGCATCCTCGGCCTGGTCGGCATCGGGGTATGGATGCTGCTGCGGCTCGATCGTGCCGAGGAGCGTGACGACGTCGTGCGGTCGGTGCCCGCCGCGATCCGTCTCGCCTGGTGGATCTCGCTGCCTGCTCTTCTGGTGGCTGCCGTGGTCGTCGGCTACGCCCTCTTCGGCCCGTTCACCGAGGACTTCACCGTCCAGCATCTCGCCTATCGGGTGCTGCCACCGGCCTGTGCGCTCTGGGGAGCAGCGACGCTGGCGCTGTGTCTCTCGGTGCCGCTGTTCCGTCGGTTCCGTCGCGCTCACCAGCGCGGCTGA
- a CDS encoding TlyA family RNA methyltransferase: protein MTRLDAALAARGLARSRTHAASLITEGLVSIDGRPVIKPSTSVSDMAEITVASADHYVGRGAHKLIAALDAFGIDVDGRLALDMGASTGGFTQVLRERGARSVLAVDVGHDQLAASVAADPGVVLVEGYNVRHMTPDNLRVATGEPQAPDLVVGDLSFISLELVLPAVAAVAAPRADVVLLVKPQFEVGRTAVRGGLVTDPATRADAVARVVWSAWDSGLGMLGILPSPILGTHGNTEYLVHLAPGRGTDPSEWSERINTLAGGR, encoded by the coding sequence ATGACGCGACTCGACGCCGCCCTCGCCGCGCGAGGACTCGCTCGTTCGCGAACGCACGCTGCATCGTTGATCACGGAAGGTCTCGTCAGCATCGACGGACGGCCCGTGATCAAGCCTTCGACGTCGGTGTCGGACATGGCGGAGATCACCGTCGCCTCTGCCGATCACTACGTCGGCAGAGGCGCGCACAAGCTCATCGCCGCCCTCGACGCGTTCGGGATCGACGTCGACGGACGCCTCGCGCTCGACATGGGCGCGTCGACGGGCGGGTTCACGCAGGTGCTGCGCGAGCGGGGCGCCCGATCGGTGCTGGCCGTCGATGTCGGACACGACCAGCTCGCGGCCTCGGTCGCCGCCGACCCCGGGGTGGTGCTGGTCGAGGGCTACAACGTCCGTCACATGACGCCCGACAACCTCCGCGTCGCGACGGGCGAGCCGCAGGCGCCGGACCTCGTCGTCGGCGACCTGTCGTTCATCTCCCTCGAGCTGGTGCTGCCCGCCGTCGCGGCGGTCGCCGCCCCCCGAGCCGACGTCGTGCTGCTCGTGAAGCCGCAGTTCGAGGTCGGTCGCACCGCGGTGCGCGGAGGACTCGTCACGGACCCCGCCACGCGCGCCGACGCCGTCGCGAGAGTCGTCTGGAGCGCCTGGGACAGCGGGCTCGGCATGCTCGGCATCCTTCCCTCGCCGATCCTCGGCACGCACGGGAACACGGAATATCTCGTACACCTCGCTCCGGGCCGGGGTACGGATCCGTCAGAATGGTCGGAACGCATCAACACACTGGCAGGGGGCCGATGA
- a CDS encoding HAD-IIA family hydrolase — MGLFSKKQAQPTPLDGVDAVLADLDGVVYAGPGALPFAVDSLNRAAESVRLGYITNNASRTDASVAAHLSSLGLDVAPADVITSPQAAMRLLAGIVPPPATLLIVGGDGLVDEAEKAGYTVTRSAEDSPAAVVQGFAPEVAWTDLAEAAFALKVPEEEGGIPWIATNTDWTIPRERGVAPGNGTLVSAVHTAIGRLATVAGKPEVPIFEEALSRFGAQKPLFIGDRLDTDILGAVRAGIDSALVLTGIDRPKHVLAAPEGSRPTFILRDLRDLHEPYPTVSVRDGIHSVNGASVRVSGADVEILTEGDEQIDLLRAGASAIWASGTPVFVLRVPGRLYDDPFHRP, encoded by the coding sequence GTGGGACTGTTCTCGAAGAAGCAGGCGCAGCCCACGCCCCTCGACGGCGTCGACGCTGTGCTGGCCGACCTCGACGGAGTGGTCTACGCCGGGCCCGGCGCGCTGCCGTTCGCGGTCGACAGCCTGAACCGTGCTGCAGAGTCGGTGCGTCTCGGCTACATCACGAACAACGCCTCACGGACCGACGCCTCCGTTGCCGCGCACCTCAGCAGCCTCGGACTCGACGTCGCCCCGGCCGATGTGATCACCAGCCCGCAGGCGGCGATGCGACTGCTCGCAGGGATCGTGCCCCCGCCGGCGACCCTCCTCATCGTGGGTGGGGACGGGCTCGTCGACGAAGCCGAGAAGGCCGGCTACACCGTCACGCGCTCGGCCGAGGATTCACCCGCTGCCGTGGTGCAGGGCTTCGCCCCCGAGGTGGCCTGGACCGACCTCGCCGAGGCTGCGTTCGCACTCAAGGTCCCGGAGGAAGAAGGCGGCATCCCCTGGATCGCCACCAACACCGACTGGACGATCCCCCGGGAGCGCGGCGTCGCACCCGGCAACGGCACGCTGGTGTCCGCGGTCCACACGGCGATCGGCCGACTGGCCACGGTCGCGGGCAAGCCCGAGGTGCCGATCTTCGAGGAGGCCCTGTCGCGCTTCGGCGCGCAGAAGCCCCTGTTCATCGGCGACCGCCTCGACACCGACATCCTGGGCGCGGTGCGCGCCGGGATCGACTCGGCGCTGGTGCTCACGGGCATCGACCGCCCGAAGCACGTGCTGGCGGCTCCCGAGGGGTCGCGCCCCACGTTCATCCTCCGCGATCTCCGCGACCTGCACGAGCCGTATCCGACCGTCTCGGTGAGAGACGGCATCCACTCCGTGAACGGTGCGTCCGTCCGTGTCTCCGGGGCGGACGTCGAGATCCTCACGGAGGGCGACGAGCAGATCGATCTGCTCCGGGCCGGTGCGTCCGCGATCTGGGCGTCCGGAACCCCGGTGTTCGTGCTCCGCGTACCGGGGCGTCTCTACGACGACCCGTTCCACCGGCCCTGA